The sequence GAGCCGGCCTCACATCGCAACCCCTCATAAAACCAGTCGTTAAATGCCGGGTGTGACGATGACACCTGCGTGACAGAGTCTGAGTGGTGCTACTGTCCTCTTTGccctcccttttttttttttccaccagtaTGGGAAAACTGGGAAGAGAAGCTGTAAATATGTTGCCCTGTGCCCTTTTCCTTGATGTTTCCCACTGCAGCACCTCTCAGCTAAAGTAACGTCAAACACTGGGCTGATGTCCTTAAGGCAAAAGGAAGGGCAGGAAGAAAGGTGCCCCGGAAAACTATTCATACgtttctgaacatttttaacatgttacaaccacaaactcaaGAGGATGCATGGGCTtcaaaattggttaaaaaaaaaaataataataataattaaattgtggcatgcatttttataTTCAGCCCGCATTTACTTGGTTACCCGTAAATTAAATCCATTGCAAAGCCAAGCATGGTCAGAAATCATCTGAGTAAATAGGCTTACTGGCTTAAATCTAACACACAtgtgtgaaacatggtagtggcagtatcatggtACGGGAGTGCTTCTCTTCATGGTTGCAGCCTAAATATAGGGGAATACAGGAAGAAAACCCTTTGAAGGCTGCAACTGGATCATGTGACTATTCTAACCAGCCTTGGGATTATTTTGCATAGAAGAACAGCAAAGATTTCAATCTCAGtggaaatccagctgttctgtgaaggcaagAGAAGTTTTCCTGGAGAGCactaatgaacaaacagcatcacgacGACTAAGGAACCAACCAGACAGGTTAGGGATAAAGACGTGGAGAAGCTTAAAGCAGATTCAGGTTGTAAAAACATCATCCCAAGGTTGaggttgcaacatgacaaaaatgtTAAACCTTCCGGCGGGGTGAATAATTTTACACGGCGTTGTATTCTTCTGTAATTATCCTCCTGTCTTCCCTCTCTAAAGACGTTTGTGTTGTGAGCACAGATTCATATTttagttgcattttttttttcgatCAACTGAAACTGGCCTAATATCCACTTTCTTCCTAGCCAACTCTAACCTGATAGGAGTAATCTCTACAGCCCTTTTCAAGTTTTTCACGTGTAAAGAACAAATGAAAAATGGCGAGTGTCCCGTGTGAAGCGAGCCAAGTGACAGTGCAGGTGTGCCCGAGTGCGTTTTGCTAGAACACTCGTGTGAGATCGAGCAgaagttaaaaacattttctcttttaacaaattaaaagctGTCCACTCACAAGGAAGCATCATCTAAAAATCAAACCTTTTCAACTGGCTGTAAACTGAAACATTCACAGCCATTTAAGAAAATCCTCTGTATAAAAACCTCTATgtaattcttctttttttttttttttgtttcaggagCTCTCCTTTGTTTAGCTAATTATTAAAACCAGAAACTGGAGTGTCGACACCTccttagaaaaacaaataaaagaacaacCAAACAAGTTTTAAAACCACTTTCTCCATTTCAGACTCCTCCTGAGGAGTGGGTAGAAGGAGAATGTGGGGAGGAGAGGAGGTTAGAGGATTCTCTCTCTCTTCCTATTATGAGACAAGTTTAGGTAGGACTGTACGAAGAGGTATGGCCTCCCCTGAATCTCCAATCATGCTGCTCTTGAGTTTGTTGCTGGGAGCTGTTGTGCCTAATCCTGGCCCCCCCTTGGTCAGGATGGAGGGAAAGGAGGTGCTGTGGTGCTCGGGGAGTCGTTTCACAGGCACCCCTTGGCTTTTCTCAGTCCCAGGGAGGGGTTTGGGCAGCCGGCGATACAACCAGGGGTGCCTGAGGGCCTGGCTAGGCGTGAGGCGGGAAGAGGGGTCCCAGTCCAAACACTTCTTTATGAAGTCAGTAAAAGTGGGGTCCTCGCAGCCTTTGAGCACAACGCTCCAATCCTTGCTGGCTGGAGGGCCTCTCATCTTGCCGCGGCGGGAACGGGTCCCCGTCAGCACAGTGGCGCCGGTCGGAAGGGTGTTGACTCCGCAGTAGCGAGGGTGACCCTTGGAATTGATGAAGTTCTTTGCTCTTTTGGCCTGCTCAAGTATCTTCTGCGGGGGCATGCCGAGCAGCTCCATGACGCAGGCCAGCTGGTCACCCTCGTCCTCGCCGGGAAACAATGGGTAGCCCGTCAGCAGCTCGGCCAGTATGCAGCCGAAGCTCCACATGTCAATGGGAAGGCCGTAGCGCGAGCCGAGGATCACCTCTGGAGCTCGGTAGAAGCGGGACTGAATGTAGGTGTAAACCCGCTGGTGTTCAAAGCAGCTGGAGCCAAAATCAATAACCTAGCAGAGACAATAAAAGGTTCAGGACTATGCACCACATTTGTAAAGCCGTAGAAATGTGCACAAACATTTAAGTAATGTGAACTTGTCAGGAATGTTACCTTGATGCCGCTACGGCCCTGCTGTTTGAGCAGGATGTTTTCAGGTTTCAGGTCACAGTGGATGATCCTGTGTCTGTACAGAGCCTCCAGGCACTGCAGGATGGAGTGTGCAAACTTCCGGACCAGAGGCAAGCTGAAGCCCTGAAACTTGTTGCGCTTGATGAGCTCATATAGGTTCATGCTCAGCAGCTCAAAGGTCATGCAGATGTGGTTGCGGAAGGTAAAGTTTTCCAGCATGTGCACCACGTTCATGGCGCCGTTGCGGTCCTGCTTGCGCAGGTGCTCCAAGATGCGGATCTCCTCCTGCGCTTGCCGGTGAAAGCGCTTCTCGTTGCGTACCATTTTCAGAGCCAGGTGCTGCTGCAGTTTGTGGTCGTAAACTTTAGCCACCTGTCCAAAGCTACCCTTACCGATTAtctgaagaggaagaggaaattATTTCAGACTATTGGAAAAAAGATCAAATAATGTTGAACAAACTAAATCTGAAGAAGTTCGGATAAGGGTCCAAGCCCTCCTTAGCAAGTCAGGCCCTGCACCCATCCCTCCCCTTGGACGGTCAGTCCACTAAATGTAGATATGGTCACTGGAAACGTACAGTAAGATTTTTACGCTCTTTTTCGATTCTGATTGTGCAGAAATATAAAGTGCCAATAAGGATAAATTACTTAAGGAGGTTTGTTCtgggctttcttcttgccgTTTATGCGATATATTTTCTTGGTATATGTGACCCCAGGTGTCAGACCTATAACTTACTTAGTAAATGAAGTTTGGCTTACAATGGATACAGTTATCAAACTGATTGTACTCATCGCGAACGTCAATAACCATGAAATGCATTCGGCCTATTCACAGTAAAgaccaaacattttaaacattcacTAAAAATACTAAATTTCTCAAAAGAATCGAAGGGAAAGTCTGATCTCTCCGAGCAACCCCGAGTTCAGTATCCAATATGGCGGCACGCATACATTGTGGTGAACATTGCTGTCTTATTAAGTATCAGCTTTCTTATGGTTTTTATCTCTTTAAACCAGCGGCACACTTGGAGCTGTAAAATATCTACTGTGAACATGTTCCTTTTGGTGTTTGAATGCATAAAATAGAGAAATATTTTAGCAGCCTGTGTGGGTAAGAGCTATTagcacaaaaaaagaagaaaacaaatgctgttttttttccgACTTGCAACCAGCTCAGGAGGGACATCACTTGCATTTTTATaatgtagcaaaaaaaaaaaaaagaaatgggcgtGGCCTAACCAAAGTGGTACAGAATCATTCAAGTAGGTAGATGTACGCTTATGGCAAAAACACTGTTGACTTCAAGATTAGCGCCACCTGTTGGTGGacaatagtgttttttttttttttatccaagtaGTTCCAGGGATTTGTCTGGATTTATTTCAAGGTTTTGGCTTGGACCCATAAATATTTGTCGATGTTACCTTCAGGAACTCGTATCGGTAAGCCAGGTGGTCATGAGGAACATGAATGTAACCACCCTGCTCATCGTCGTAGCCGCAGTTGTTGTTTCCTCCAGCAACGACGGGCCTTTTCCTTGCGTTAGGTCCCACATAGTAGA comes from Girardinichthys multiradiatus isolate DD_20200921_A chromosome 20, DD_fGirMul_XY1, whole genome shotgun sequence and encodes:
- the dyrk3 gene encoding dual specificity tyrosine-phosphorylation-regulated kinase 3; protein product: MFFFLIWVFFLYGCWNHVLIAIMMIISRKPEGPIATARHGDGLYDSYMRTDHILKDEADTNSPSGLPPMPKHTVVGNKVVMRDQVNVRGGQLKVKYLYEDSTNNRKINAITTAVIQNTGSTGQTPTKPAVSSLSKEHSVDSTDSSKGSSESSGSQGAGNSGKLCSTLSPEQALRLYRSQLTTLEHTEIHSYPEVYYVGPNARKRPVVAGGNNNCGYDDEQGGYIHVPHDHLAYRYEFLKIIGKGSFGQVAKVYDHKLQQHLALKMVRNEKRFHRQAQEEIRILEHLRKQDRNGAMNVVHMLENFTFRNHICMTFELLSMNLYELIKRNKFQGFSLPLVRKFAHSILQCLEALYRHRIIHCDLKPENILLKQQGRSGIKVIDFGSSCFEHQRVYTYIQSRFYRAPEVILGSRYGLPIDMWSFGCILAELLTGYPLFPGEDEGDQLACVMELLGMPPQKILEQAKRAKNFINSKGHPRYCGVNTLPTGATVLTGTRSRRGKMRGPPASKDWSVVLKGCEDPTFTDFIKKCLDWDPSSRLTPSQALRHPWLYRRLPKPLPGTEKSQGVPVKRLPEHHSTSFPSILTKGGPGLGTTAPSNKLKSSMIGDSGEAIPLRTVLPKLVS